One part of the Treponema peruense genome encodes these proteins:
- a CDS encoding DUF262 domain-containing protein — MSEDNELKQEEMEQTQLDSLEFDKDEKEYDSKGPEIKEPYDPDKVDIIPNTMTIRLLLDRIEHDEIDLNPDFQRKSGLWDETKKSRLIESMLIKIPLPVFYFDSRIDEKWTIVDGLQRITTLNEFIVKKSLRLTNLEYLNEFQDYSYDDLPRNMQRRIQECQIQAYCIRKGTPDDVTISIFKRINTGGLVLSLAEIRNCIFHGIAGNLVKDMANLDSFKEATRYRISPERMADRDLATRFTAFYVLGYETYDGNMDLYLEKGLTKVKKEYSNEKVKELLSIFDRTMKCCKNVFGNYAFRKKILYTDVEKYGPLNKSLFECVSSCFGLLTSEEQDLIVKNKEDFFADYKKLFDSPFYWAINSATGLIDHVRMRHQELTNLLNNKLRSYK; from the coding sequence ATGTCAGAAGATAATGAATTGAAACAAGAAGAAATGGAACAAACTCAGTTAGATTCTTTAGAATTTGATAAAGATGAAAAAGAATATGACTCTAAAGGACCTGAAATTAAAGAACCTTATGATCCTGATAAAGTTGATATTATTCCAAATACAATGACAATTCGTTTATTGTTAGACAGAATTGAACATGATGAAATAGATTTAAATCCAGATTTTCAAAGAAAGTCTGGATTGTGGGATGAAACAAAGAAAAGTCGACTAATAGAATCAATGCTTATAAAAATTCCTCTTCCTGTTTTTTATTTTGATAGCAGGATTGATGAAAAATGGACTATTGTTGATGGCTTACAAAGAATAACAACATTAAATGAATTTATAGTCAAAAAAAGTTTAAGACTTACAAATTTAGAATATCTAAATGAATTTCAAGATTACTCTTATGACGATTTACCAAGAAATATGCAAAGAAGAATACAAGAATGCCAAATTCAGGCTTATTGTATTCGTAAAGGAACTCCAGATGATGTTACAATAAGTATTTTTAAAAGAATTAATACTGGTGGCCTCGTTTTAAGTTTGGCAGAAATAAGAAACTGTATATTTCATGGAATCGCAGGAAATTTAGTCAAAGATATGGCTAATTTAGATTCTTTTAAAGAAGCTACAAGATATAGAATTTCTCCAGAAAGAATGGCCGATCGGGATTTAGCCACACGATTTACAGCGTTTTATGTTCTTGGTTACGAAACTTATGACGGAAATATGGATTTATATCTTGAAAAAGGATTAACAAAAGTAAAGAAAGAATATTCAAATGAAAAAGTAAAAGAATTACTTTCAATTTTCGATAGAACAATGAAATGTTGTAAAAATGTTTTTGGTAATTATGCATTCAGAAAAAAGATATTATATACTGACGTCGAAAAATATGGCCCTCTTAATAAATCTTTATTTGAATGTGTATCAAGTTGTTTTGGTTTATTAACATCAGAAGAACAAGACTTGATTGTAAAAAATAAAGAAGATTTTTTTGCTGATTATAAAAAACTTTTTGATTCTCCATTTTATTGGGCAATTAATAGTGCTACAGGATTAATCGACCATGTAAGAATGAGACATCAAGAATTAACTAACCTTTTAAACAATAAATTAAGGAGTTATAAATGA
- a CDS encoding DUF6079 family protein: MKYSELIEFEPLTTVIKLADDSQAEKRKHNVETYVFSEKMVNLLSGVVVPNLDTSGKVTEQKGISVVGSFGTGKSHLMSVISSVAEDADFLQYVHNDKIKQDFEAFAGKYKVLRFEVGTTKPLYELVCYRIENFLNSINVDFHFDPDSKDTYKEQLQQMMAAFEEVYPDKYLLIVIDELLEYLRSRSAMEVNGDLMTLRQMGEMCDGSRFKVIYGVQEQLYRDPMLAPAADTLNKVQARFDEVLITKEDVAFVVKNRLLKKTPEQKQRIREHLNKFSHLFDGLNTNLNDYVELFPVHPSYIATFQQIKHGKDKREILKILSYRFEDMANQTVPEDNPGLITYDSYFEDLKKDSSMLSIADVAAINDKIEIIDEKVKNYFTSKPALKSKMPLAYRIANALAIRALCDDLDKHLGANAFTLKEDLCYTIMGIDEPDFLQDTIATTANNLITATQGQYVVKDEESEDFYIRTEGGINVEQIVKDYAEYIKKDLAYIDQSFFNLLKFLLGIEANPYRTGFNIWDYSIEWKSTKSFRLGYIFFGNPNERSTTEPIQEFYMYFCPLFSQLDRTDLDDEVYFDFSNFDETFKNEVCLYASSMAKLNDASSDKKKLFQDQADQHRNRVRDLFNKNFADKMNVIYKGKSAPLRSYQLPQEGCSKLSLFSAVTSTILDEKFNSKFPEYPQFKDLLSANTPENLNARVKSALTKIVKYNVQNRDGQAILSGLGLAGGTSIDIQNSKYADSIKKMLTDRGPGKVLNREDVIYTHYQALNQYYSCDYKLEYQLEFVVLAALVFNGDIEITWNGDLTLTASNIAEKLLTLDEDKFYLFNTIKTPSGLPIKPLKKLFSCLGLPDLTSSLKEQSTFSSLAKNLTTYSDNVVKTISYLTDGIRCNGIALIDDSTTTDYAAKLHNLINVLDTVRNLDTFGKLKGFKYTEEELDEAFKAYQYCELVSNLKEKADKFEGLIKYMTQAKSYVVESEKPLYDNMENAIAELSEKLQADNKVQKQYESLLNSLIDSYADYYLTQYTKYRLNYTDAQKRDGILNSDTRQICEVLKDISILNKTDFENWRNTITSLKPAEAEVTKDKIKENPYQDFNPRENYDKPSYTVKQLEEQLDSIYTKWEDAIKATFNDPGIDQNLNMLTGDQKTLAINFKKGSAKITPDNCNMMRDIINNLSNGFEKVELTNADFASVFNKPMNIDEAKNAFNQFIETQCAGKERGKIRIILSGK; encoded by the coding sequence ATGAAATACTCTGAACTGATTGAATTTGAACCACTTACAACTGTGATTAAACTTGCAGATGATAGTCAGGCTGAAAAAAGAAAGCATAATGTAGAAACTTATGTTTTTTCTGAGAAGATGGTAAATCTCCTTTCTGGTGTTGTTGTCCCTAACCTGGACACAAGTGGAAAAGTAACTGAACAAAAAGGTATCTCTGTTGTAGGTAGTTTTGGTACCGGTAAATCTCATCTTATGTCTGTTATTTCTTCTGTTGCAGAAGATGCTGACTTCTTACAGTATGTTCATAATGATAAAATTAAACAGGATTTTGAAGCTTTTGCCGGAAAATATAAAGTTCTTCGCTTTGAAGTTGGAACTACAAAACCTCTTTATGAACTTGTTTGCTATCGCATAGAAAACTTCCTTAATTCAATTAATGTAGATTTCCATTTTGATCCTGATTCTAAAGATACATACAAAGAGCAGCTGCAGCAGATGATGGCTGCATTTGAAGAAGTTTACCCGGATAAATATCTTCTTATTGTTATTGATGAGCTTTTGGAATATTTGCGCAGCCGAAGTGCTATGGAAGTAAACGGCGACCTTATGACATTACGCCAAATGGGTGAAATGTGTGATGGCTCTCGTTTTAAAGTAATCTATGGTGTTCAGGAACAGCTTTATCGTGATCCAATGCTTGCGCCAGCTGCTGATACATTAAATAAAGTACAGGCTCGTTTTGATGAAGTTCTTATCACAAAAGAAGATGTTGCATTCGTTGTAAAGAATCGTCTTTTGAAAAAGACACCTGAGCAGAAACAAAGAATCCGTGAGCACTTAAATAAATTCTCACACCTCTTTGATGGACTTAATACAAATCTTAATGATTATGTAGAATTGTTCCCGGTTCATCCAAGTTATATTGCAACTTTCCAGCAGATAAAACATGGAAAAGACAAGCGTGAAATTTTAAAGATTTTGAGTTATCGCTTTGAAGATATGGCAAATCAGACCGTACCGGAAGACAATCCTGGACTTATTACTTATGACAGTTACTTTGAAGATTTGAAAAAAGATTCTTCTATGCTTTCAATTGCAGACGTTGCTGCAATTAATGACAAAATAGAAATCATTGATGAAAAAGTTAAAAATTATTTTACATCAAAACCTGCTCTTAAAAGTAAAATGCCATTAGCCTACCGAATTGCAAATGCATTAGCTATCCGTGCATTGTGTGATGATTTGGATAAACATCTTGGTGCAAATGCTTTTACATTAAAAGAAGACCTGTGTTATACAATCATGGGAATTGATGAACCGGACTTCTTGCAAGATACAATTGCAACTACAGCAAATAATCTTATTACTGCAACACAAGGACAGTATGTTGTAAAAGATGAAGAGTCAGAAGATTTTTATATCCGTACTGAAGGCGGCATAAATGTTGAACAGATTGTAAAAGACTATGCCGAATACATCAAAAAAGATTTAGCATATATAGACCAGAGCTTCTTTAATTTATTGAAGTTCCTGCTTGGTATTGAGGCAAATCCTTATAGAACTGGCTTTAATATTTGGGATTATTCAATCGAATGGAAATCTACAAAGTCTTTCCGCTTAGGTTATATCTTCTTTGGTAATCCTAATGAGCGTTCAACAACAGAACCAATTCAGGAATTCTATATGTACTTCTGTCCGCTGTTCTCTCAGCTAGATAGAACCGATTTGGATGATGAAGTTTATTTTGATTTCTCTAATTTTGATGAAACATTTAAAAATGAAGTTTGCTTGTACGCTTCTAGTATGGCCAAATTGAATGATGCTTCATCAGATAAAAAGAAATTATTCCAGGACCAGGCAGACCAGCATCGCAACCGTGTGAGAGATCTTTTTAACAAGAATTTTGCAGATAAGATGAATGTAATCTACAAAGGAAAATCTGCTCCTCTTAGAAGTTACCAGCTTCCACAGGAAGGCTGCAGTAAGCTCAGCCTTTTTAGTGCTGTAACATCTACAATCCTTGATGAAAAGTTCAATTCAAAATTCCCTGAATACCCTCAGTTTAAGGATTTGCTCAGTGCAAATACACCTGAAAATTTGAATGCTCGTGTTAAGAGCGCTCTTACAAAAATTGTAAAATACAATGTTCAAAACCGTGATGGACAGGCTATTCTCTCTGGATTAGGCTTAGCCGGTGGAACTTCAATTGATATTCAAAATTCTAAATATGCTGATTCAATCAAGAAGATGCTTACAGACCGCGGACCAGGAAAAGTATTGAATCGTGAAGATGTGATTTATACGCATTATCAGGCACTGAATCAGTACTATTCTTGCGATTATAAACTTGAATATCAGCTAGAGTTTGTTGTATTGGCAGCTCTTGTTTTCAATGGTGATATTGAAATTACATGGAATGGAGACCTAACACTTACTGCAAGTAATATTGCAGAAAAGCTTCTTACTCTTGATGAGGATAAGTTCTATTTATTCAATACAATTAAAACTCCATCTGGTTTACCAATTAAACCGCTTAAGAAACTTTTCAGTTGTTTAGGTTTGCCGGATTTAACATCTAGTTTAAAAGAACAATCAACATTCTCTAGCCTTGCAAAAAATCTTACAACTTATAGTGACAACGTAGTAAAGACAATTTCATACTTAACAGATGGAATCCGCTGTAACGGAATTGCGTTAATTGATGATTCCACAACAACTGATTACGCTGCTAAGCTCCATAATTTAATTAATGTATTAGATACTGTTCGTAATCTTGATACCTTTGGAAAACTTAAAGGATTTAAATATACAGAAGAAGAATTAGATGAGGCATTTAAAGCTTACCAGTATTGCGAGCTTGTATCTAACCTTAAAGAAAAAGCAGATAAGTTTGAAGGACTTATTAAATACATGACTCAAGCAAAGAGTTATGTTGTGGAAAGTGAAAAACCGCTTTACGACAATATGGAAAATGCCATAGCAGAACTCTCTGAAAAATTACAGGCAGATAATAAAGTTCAAAAGCAGTATGAGTCATTACTTAATAGCTTGATCGATTCTTATGCTGATTATTATCTTACCCAGTATACAAAATATCGCTTGAACTATACTGATGCCCAGAAGCGAGATGGTATCTTGAACAGTGATACAAGACAGATTTGTGAAGTATTAAAAGACATTTCTATCTTGAACAAAACTGACTTTGAAAACTGGCGTAATACAATTACAAGTCTGAAACCTGCTGAAGCTGAAGTTACAAAGGATAAAATTAAAGAAAATCCTTATCAAGACTTTAATCCGCGTGAAAATTACGACAAGCCATCTTACACTGTAAAACAGTTAGAAGAACAACTGGACTCAATTTATACAAAATGGGAAGATGCAATTAAGGCAACATTCAATGATCCAGGAATAGACCAGAACTTGAATATGCTTACTGGTGACCAGAAAACACTTGCAATTAACTTTAAGAAAGGTTCTGCAAAAATTACACCAGATAATTGCAACATGATGAGAGATATTATTAATAATCTTTCAAATGGTTTTGAAAAAGTTGAATTAACAAATGCTGACTTTGCAAGTGTATTCAATAAACCGATGAATATTGATGAAGCAAAGAATGCTTTCAATCAATTTATTGAAACTCAGTGCGCTGGCAAGGAACGCGGAAAAATTCGTATTATTTTGAGTGGAAAATAA
- a CDS encoding helix-turn-helix domain-containing protein, producing MNVDYKKLWKLLIDKDMKKTDLIPVAGISSNVLAKMNKGEFVSMESIQKVCKALECDVGDICVVNEVEEKK from the coding sequence ATGAATGTAGATTATAAGAAGCTATGGAAATTATTGATTGATAAGGATATGAAAAAAACAGACCTGATTCCTGTAGCTGGAATTTCTTCAAATGTTTTAGCAAAGATGAATAAAGGCGAATTTGTCTCTATGGAAAGCATTCAAAAAGTATGTAAGGCCTTGGAATGCGATGTTGGCGATATTTGTGTAGTAAACGAAGTTGAGGAAAAAAAATAG
- a CDS encoding DEAD/DEAH box helicase family protein — protein MKTYSFLARNYRKFPSDEYSYIVADEAHHAVAPTYKRVIQYFLPDFLIGLTATDQRPDKKNLNKFLEPIKLSFLFPRR, from the coding sequence ATAAAAACATATTCCTTTCTTGCAAGAAACTACAGAAAATTTCCCTCGGACGAATATTCATACATCGTTGCAGATGAGGCACACCATGCAGTTGCACCGACCTACAAACGCGTGATTCAATATTTTTTGCCGGACTTTCTAATCGGACTTACCGCGACCGACCAGCGGCCAGACAAAAAAAACTTGAATAAATTTTTGGAGCCTATAAAACTCAGCTTTCTCTTTCCGAGGCGATGA